The DNA window taaattgtctcttgattttctaaattggacaactatttttagtatagtggacaactattgttgaacGGAGGAAGTAGCACAATAACGTAACTTTGGTTTAATACTctctttgtccctaattacttgtctacttttgaattgacacacatattaagaaaataattattgacatagtgagtttaccattttacccctattaattatgaagtagatgcattaaaaacttaagatttttaagaagttctacatttttcaaagtaattaattaatggtataataggtaaaaaaaaagttgttctttttttatttgtcaaaatggacaagtaattagagacaactaaaaaaggaaaagtggacaagtaattagagacaaagGGAGAAGGTTATACATGAATATCTAAGGTCATTGacggtcgtttggtagagtgtattaggaaatataatgcatgcattaggtgtgtgtattagtagtaccttgtttggtacattttttcatgtcatgtataactaatgcttatACACTCTATTGCGTATAAagttgtgtattactaataccaaggaattctaggtattagtaatacatagcaTTTTAACACTTGTATTAGATTAGATaattacaaaattacccttaaagccttttcattttctttgttgtcataagtttttatttttattttgatttgctttttagtgtcttttaatttgttggtgTCTTAATAGGCTTTACGAccttaagtattttttttaaaaaaataatctaatttcaatataatttaatcaaaaaatttaCTATTGTGACCAGTGGCGGACCCAGGATTTTCATTCAAGGaattcgaaaaataaaagtataaacgttTAAATAagccaacaatttttttttttcaaagaatgGAACCCTTGAATTCTTTTGGATTTAAAACTACACTTTtaacatgttttatttttttaaaaaaaaaagaaacgtaTAAAAGGGAactagaactaaaaaaaaacagaaactaAAATAGTAAAAAGTAAATATACTAGCCAGGGGATTCAAACCCTGGATGTAATGCTTAATTATGAAGGAACCTGCCGCTTGGCTATCCCGTTTTCCTTGTCActgagggggttcaaaatatatatattcacataaatacagaaaatttatcagtgtaattttttatcgagggggttcgggtgaaccccctggAACAcatgtgggtccgcccctgatTGTGacgataaatttgataaaaaaaattctttgccatttttcacaaaaatattttgacgcAAAAGTACAACTACTTAatcttatttttgaaaataataataagaagaagaagatgtttTAGCAAAGATTTCTTTTTCGGTGTTTTAGCAAAGAACTTTGTTGCAAAGGAagtgtacaaataaataaagtgtgaagggtattttgtaaacataaatttttcaatagaaattatgcaagatttgttatttctaatacatcaaaccaaacaatgtataagaaataatgcttgtataactaatacatgcattactaatgcaagcaCTACTAAttcaagcattactaatgcacTCTATTTTGCATTGTtattatacactctaccaaacgataGTGTCAgtgtataaatattaaatgttaTGTTCCTCCAATATGTTTTCTACAAATAATTGTGCAGCGAGATCATAAATTTTTACATAGTTAACCGTTGTTAAAATCACAATATATCTCGCTCCCTCACCATTGAATTGTCCCTTTTGgttaaaagaaaattgagtgTCCTTTATGcattttggaagaaaaaaattgttcttttagCTCCGAACTCCTTCTCAAAGCTGACTAAGTCAACTATCATTTGTTTTCAATCAAGTGTCATGTTTTAATACAtgataattcataaaaataaaataactgtaGTTAGGACGTGAAATTTGcgggaaaaataataattcatacgtgtaattgattatttatctcttttttatttttgtttacgATACCAGGCAGCACACTATATAATGGGAGATTCTTGTAACATCATTACTATTGAAGCTTTCAATTGCAAATATTCACAATTGCAAGTACCATTTCACTTGTACGGTATACTTACTGAGGGATATACTGGTAGGggccaaaataattttttatgtctttccAGCTTGAATTTAAATGAAAAGTAGGAATTACTCCATTTCTGTATAATttctgtgtttttttttgtgctACCTATTAGcataaaataaaagggaaaatagCACATTTGGTCCTACAAATATTGGTACATTTTGATTTTTGGGCCTCATTGTAAacaatgacaaaagtcccacattggtgattaatgagatgagtggacttcttataaggcttggacaatcctcctccTTTTGAGCTAGcatttggggtgtgagttaggtcTAAGACccaatttaacatggtatcagagcaggacCCATCTCACCCAATGTTAGGACCCCCAAAAAagaagacctaatttaacactcataacttattttttccttcatattaaatatgttatatttgaattatcttagGACTATATACATAACCATGAAATCTAGAAAGAGAACATATAGTAGTACAAATTTAACAAAACACATAGGTAATTAAGTAGTGAAACAATTAATAATCAAAAGTCCATCAAAGATTAAATAAGATTAATCATTTATCAAAAAGgattaatatcaaaatttatcCCTAACGGACAGATCAAAAGTGTTATTGCTAAATACCAAATTGCATAAGTAATATTCAAGGAAGTCTTTTTAAACTATTTTCTACGTATTTTCATTGTTCACTCGATCATTTAAAAACCTACTTAATTATCCTCATCAATATATTAATCAACTGAGATCATGTTGGGAGTGCCACCTCCAAATGGGTTTGAtggtgaaatttttttaaaaaagagtttctattttcaaagtgaaaaacTATATTTGAATATTGGGTATATTCTTGGTGGTGTAGTGGCCACTCACTGGCCCCATTCTCATGTGTGGGTCCTTCTAAAGTCTCACGTGCTTCTCTACAAATCAAATTTCTTCTATAAAACACTCCACTCATACCTCTAAAATGCACATCCCACTTTTTTCTCATTCTCATTGAGACTAAAGGGACGCAACACGAGCCTTAGCTAAAATCTCATAGCTAAGACGTGCCCAAAAATAAAAACGTTATTCACAATGGCAACACCATCCTTTGAATCCAGCCGAGCTCGAGCCATGTGGCGGACTTGCCTAGCATCCGCCCTTCGAACCGCCTTGGCTTGCACCATAGTTGGTGTTGCAACCCTTTTTGGTCCACAATATATCAAGAAGCAAGTCGCATTCCCAGCTTTTTCCTACGTTACGGTTATACTAGTTGTGACCGATGCAACTTTAGGTGACACATTTCGTGGTTGCTGGCTTGCACTTTACGCTACCATTCAGGGCGTTTGTCCCGCTATCCTAAGCCTTTGGTTAATCGGCCCGGCCCGACTCACGGCCGGGACCACCGCGATAGCAGTGGCTCTGAGCGCGTTCGTAGTGGTTCTGCCTGAAAATACTCACTTGATAGCGAAGCGCATCGCGCTAGGCCAAATTGTTCTTGTTTATGTCATAGCTTATATTAATGGCGGCCAAACGGAAACTATTATGCATCCGGTTCATGTTGCGGCTAGCACAGGGCTTGGAGTTGTGGCTTGTGTTTTGGCCTTGATTTTTCCCTATCCATGCGTGGCTTGTTGTGAGGTGAAAACTCTTGATTTCTCGTGCATGGTTTGTTTGATAATAAAATAGTAGTGCTCTATACATCAAGTTGGTACACTTTAATTAAGTACCACCTTTTGTCATAACATGCATTTCATGGTGTAACGCATTATAGTACTCCtcacattttcaaacattaagCATGCACCTTTCCTACTAAACGGGTGTATGTTTGTgtgtacatatatatacataaatttatttatagttGTAGGACCTTAACTATTCCACCAGGAACTTTTTAGTTATCTCTCTAGATCGGTACCTAGTAATTTTGTCTATCATAGTTAGGCAATTGGAAATAAAATGACCGTCTAACATTTTTGAACGCTGATCTCTTATATGATTTTTTCACCTACTTAATCCATTGACCGCTAACTAGGTGAATCGTGGTATAAACTACAACTAGCTACTAATATAAGGTTTTCATGTCGCAAATCTGTTGAACATATAATGCATGTAACTCGAACCCTCACACGATTACAATTTTTTAACGATAACTAACTAGAGAGGATGTAGAATATTTCCACtagtaattattttaataattaaccaGATTGTTACTACTATTTGTTTTCAGGTGAAACAGAACTGCAAGCTCTTTGCTGAAAATGCTTCCGAGAGGTTCAACTTGTTTGTGAAGGCATTTACTGCTGAAGACAACAGTTGTGCACTTGCTTTCATTTCTCAAGCCAAGTCTTTAGTCAAAACAGGATCCAAACTCCTCCAGGGCATTAAAACCAAACAAGTAAGTCCCATGAAATATTGACATATTATTTAACTTCTATATGCTGACAGTATAGTTACGTGTAACCTACTACGACATGTTAGTGAATAGTTTCCTAATATTGGTTTATTATACAGGAAAGCATGAAGTGGGAAAGATTTCCATTCAAGTTTTTAAGACCATATGGAGAGAACCCTGGAAGCAGATTTGAAGATGTTCAAACACCTTTAAGAGGAATGGAAATTGCCTTAGATAATTCTCCTTCATTTCCTGTTGAAATTCTTAACTCAGACCAAAAATCTGTTCTACATATGCTTGGTGACCACATACCAAAGCAAGTCAACAACATTTCTCTTGAGTCATCAGCAACTGTGCCAGAgtcaaatcaagaaaatacCCAAAAGTTCTTCCAAACACTTCAACCAACAAAAAAAGATCTTCcctctttattctttttattttgcttgAACCTATTATTAAACAAACCAATTACCAATTCACCATCTTCCACTAATCCCAagcaacaaaatcaacaagggTTCTTTCaaaattacttgtcaattaCCAAAAGTAACAAAAGGTTCATGGCAGCTTTCAAATGTTCACTTTCATTAGGCCTAGCTATATATTTTGGATCAATCTATAGTAAGGACAATGGATTTTGGGCAGGGCTTCCAGTTGCCATTAGCCTCGCGGGATCGAGAGAAGCAACATTCAAAGTAGCTAATGTTAAGGCACAGGGGACTGTTTTAGGAACAATATATGGTATTTTAGGATGTTTTGTCTTCGAAAAATACGTTCAAATTAGATTCTTGTCTCTTCTTCCATGGTTCATTGTCAGCAGTTTTTTGAGACAAAGCACAATGTATGGCCAAGCTGGTGGACTTTCAGCTATAATTGGGGCATTACTAATTCTTGGTAGAAAAGGTTTTGGTCTACCAAGTGAATTTGCAATAGCAAGAATAACAGAGACATTTATTGGATTGTCCTGTTCTATTATAGTGGAAATTTTGTTACAGCCTACAAGAGCTACTACATTAGCAAAATTGCAACTTTCCAagagttttgaaatcttgaatgAGTCTATTTCGTCGATAAGCTTTGGATCAATTGGAAATTTAGTGGaaagtcaaaataaattgaaatcgCACATAATTGAGATGGAGAAATTTATCGCGGAAGCAGAGGCAGAGCCAAATTTTTGGTTTGTACCATTTCATAGCGTTTGTTATCGTAAACTCATGGGGTCAT is part of the Solanum stenotomum isolate F172 chromosome 8, ASM1918654v1, whole genome shotgun sequence genome and encodes:
- the LOC125874080 gene encoding uncharacterized protein LOC125874080; its protein translation is MATPSFESSRARAMWRTCLASALRTALACTIVGVATLFGPQYIKKQVAFPAFSYVTVILVVTDATLGDTFRGCWLALYATIQGVCPAILSLWLIGPARLTAGTTAIAVALSAFVVVLPENTHLIAKRIALGQIVLVYVIAYINGGQTETIMHPVHVAASTGLGVVACVLALIFPYPCVACCEVKQNCKLFAENASERFNLFVKAFTAEDNSCALAFISQAKSLVKTGSKLLQGIKTKQESMKWERFPFKFLRPYGENPGSRFEDVQTPLRGMEIALDNSPSFPVEILNSDQKSVLHMLGDHIPKQVNNISLESSATVPESNQENTQKFFQTLQPTKKDLPSLFFLFCLNLLLNKPITNSPSSTNPKQQNQQGFFQNYLSITKSNKRFMAAFKCSLSLGLAIYFGSIYSKDNGFWAGLPVAISLAGSREATFKVANVKAQGTVLGTIYGILGCFVFEKYVQIRFLSLLPWFIVSSFLRQSTMYGQAGGLSAIIGALLILGRKGFGLPSEFAIARITETFIGLSCSIIVEILLQPTRATTLAKLQLSKSFEILNESISSISFGSIGNLVESQNKLKSHIIEMEKFIAEAEAEPNFWFVPFHSVCYRKLMGSLTKMLEYLHFGSQAFMLLEQESGGSIDNFVHKLDGDIKLFKDFVGSSMKCFEEVSLVKSLEILDKEFEKRKISVDVELGTSQSSSYCNIIRYASEEEIDENFRSYFEHSKEFVDQIVNGEELKGQVVLSLSALGFCMDGLVKETKEIEKAIKEVVQWENPSSHVNLHDISCKVRALANIIVAN